In one window of Streptomyces roseofulvus DNA:
- a CDS encoding alkene reductase, with product MTTAFDPVDLAGIRLANRIAMAPMTRSRADGRDRTPTAIVAEYYAQRASAGLIISEGIQPVAEGQGYPDTPGLHSREQIAAWRRVTDAVHERGGRIFAQLMHTGRIGHPDLLDGDLHPVGPSPVAAAGQVYTHEGPKDFVTPRELTADQVHEAVAGFASAARNAVEAGFDGVEIHGANGYLIQQFLASGSNHRTDEWGGPVENRIRFAVEVVKAVAAEIGPGRTGLRISPANTLNDISETDTDELYTRLLTAIEPVGIAYLHVLETGPERRPLVLDLRKRFAGTFILNPATGAEPTGAESLALIEDGTTDLVAYGRLFIANPDLPARLRADGPYATPDPATMYAGGPQGYIDYPAL from the coding sequence ATGACCACCGCATTCGACCCCGTGGACCTCGCAGGCATCCGCCTCGCCAACCGGATCGCCATGGCCCCCATGACCCGCAGCCGGGCCGACGGCCGGGACCGCACCCCCACCGCGATCGTCGCCGAGTACTACGCCCAGCGCGCCTCCGCCGGCCTGATCATCAGCGAGGGCATCCAGCCGGTCGCCGAGGGCCAGGGCTACCCCGACACCCCCGGCCTCCACAGCCGCGAGCAGATCGCCGCCTGGCGCCGGGTCACCGACGCCGTCCACGAGCGCGGCGGCCGGATCTTCGCCCAGCTCATGCACACCGGCCGGATCGGCCACCCCGACCTCCTCGACGGCGACCTCCACCCGGTCGGCCCCTCGCCCGTCGCCGCCGCCGGCCAGGTCTACACCCACGAGGGCCCCAAGGACTTCGTCACCCCGCGCGAGCTCACCGCCGACCAGGTCCACGAGGCGGTCGCCGGCTTCGCCTCCGCCGCCCGCAACGCCGTCGAGGCCGGCTTCGACGGCGTCGAGATCCACGGCGCCAACGGCTACCTGATCCAGCAGTTCCTCGCCTCCGGCTCCAACCACCGCACCGACGAGTGGGGCGGCCCGGTCGAGAACCGCATCCGCTTCGCCGTCGAGGTCGTCAAGGCCGTCGCCGCCGAGATCGGCCCCGGCCGCACCGGCCTGCGCATCTCCCCGGCCAACACGCTCAACGACATCAGCGAGACCGACACCGACGAGCTCTACACGCGGCTCCTCACCGCGATCGAGCCCGTCGGCATCGCCTACCTTCACGTCCTGGAGACCGGCCCGGAGCGCCGCCCGCTCGTCCTCGACCTGCGCAAGCGCTTCGCCGGCACCTTCATCCTCAACCCGGCCACCGGCGCCGAACCCACCGGCGCCGAGTCCCTCGCCCTCATCGAGGACGGCACCACCGACCTCGTCGCCTACGGCAGGCTCTTCATCGCCAACCCCGACCTGCCCGCCCGCCTCAGGGCCGACGGCCCCTACGCCACCCCGGACCCCGCCACCATGTACGCCGGCGGCCCCCAGGGCTACATCGACTACCCCGCGCTGTAG
- a CDS encoding MarR family winged helix-turn-helix transcriptional regulator, with the protein MTTAEPACTEELPSAARGGPVGHTLARVSRTHRIAMGRRLRELGLYPGQELMMMRLWDCGAVRQSELIQSLGLDPSTVTKMLQRLEQCGYVRRSPDPADRRAVLVEATERGQALRAGVEGAWADLEESSLAGLGPAERAELARLLGVLAENLRAEAGDAGDCPPITC; encoded by the coding sequence ATGACCACAGCAGAGCCCGCCTGTACCGAGGAACTCCCGTCCGCCGCGCGCGGTGGGCCCGTCGGGCACACCCTCGCCCGGGTCTCCCGGACCCACCGGATAGCGATGGGGCGCCGCCTGCGCGAGCTGGGCCTCTACCCGGGCCAGGAGCTGATGATGATGCGGCTGTGGGACTGCGGGGCGGTCCGCCAGTCGGAGCTGATCCAGTCGCTCGGGCTCGACCCGTCGACCGTGACGAAGATGCTCCAGCGGCTCGAGCAGTGCGGATACGTGCGCCGCTCCCCCGACCCCGCCGACCGGCGGGCGGTCCTGGTCGAGGCCACGGAGCGGGGGCAGGCGCTGCGGGCCGGCGTCGAGGGCGCCTGGGCCGACCTGGAGGAGAGCTCGCTGGCCGGGCTCGGCCCGGCGGAGCGGGCCGAACTGGCCCGCCTCCTCGGCGTCCTGGCGGAGAACCTGCGCGCGGAGGCGGGCGACGCGGGCGACTGCCCGCCGATCACCTGCTGA
- a CDS encoding aminotransferase class V-fold PLP-dependent enzyme, whose translation MDSLDQPLGGAEFAPTRTYLNTSACGLLPRRSVDAVTLLARETADGRAGGAGSFDVVDEARAAYARLAGVASERVAVGSSVAVHSGMIAQSMPAGAEILFPEGDFSSLITPFTIRGDLKVRFVPLERLAESVRPETALVGLSAVQSADGRTADLAAVRAAAAAHGARTLLDATQSAGWLPLAAGEWDYTVAGAYKYLLCPRGTSFLTVTEEAQDSLLAIHAGWVTGEERWVNSYGPVRELARSARRFDEPAAFLSYHGAAASLALLEEIGIGRIEAHDKGLAARFRAGLLSLGHRPVMDDSTVVAVPGLGHRADALEAAGVLLSARAGNLRASFHLYNTAADVDRTLDVLAG comes from the coding sequence ATGGACTCCCTCGATCAGCCGCTCGGCGGCGCCGAGTTCGCCCCCACGCGGACCTATCTGAACACCTCCGCCTGCGGCCTGCTGCCGCGCCGTTCCGTCGACGCGGTCACGCTCCTCGCGCGGGAGACCGCGGACGGGCGGGCCGGCGGCGCCGGCAGCTTCGACGTCGTCGACGAGGCCCGCGCCGCCTACGCCCGGCTCGCCGGGGTCGCGTCCGAGCGGGTCGCGGTCGGCAGCTCGGTCGCCGTGCACTCCGGGATGATCGCCCAGTCGATGCCCGCCGGAGCCGAGATCCTCTTCCCCGAGGGCGACTTCTCCTCCCTCATCACGCCCTTCACGATCCGCGGCGACCTCAAGGTCCGCTTCGTGCCGTTGGAGCGGCTCGCCGAGTCCGTCCGCCCGGAGACCGCCCTGGTCGGCCTCTCCGCCGTGCAGTCGGCGGACGGGCGGACCGCGGACCTCGCCGCCGTCCGGGCCGCCGCGGCGGCCCACGGGGCCCGCACCCTGCTCGACGCCACCCAGTCCGCGGGCTGGCTGCCGCTGGCGGCGGGGGAGTGGGACTACACGGTCGCCGGCGCCTACAAGTACCTGCTCTGCCCGCGCGGCACCTCCTTCCTCACCGTCACCGAGGAGGCGCAGGACAGCCTGCTCGCCATCCACGCGGGCTGGGTCACCGGCGAGGAGCGGTGGGTCAACAGCTACGGCCCGGTGCGCGAACTCGCGCGCTCCGCCCGCCGGTTCGACGAGCCCGCCGCCTTCCTCTCGTACCACGGCGCGGCCGCCTCGCTGGCGCTCCTGGAGGAGATCGGCATCGGGCGGATCGAGGCGCACGACAAGGGGCTCGCCGCCCGCTTCCGTGCCGGGCTGCTCTCCCTCGGGCACCGGCCGGTCATGGACGACTCCACGGTCGTCGCGGTGCCGGGCCTCGGCCACCGGGCGGACGCCCTGGAGGCCGCGGGCGTCCTGCTGTCGGCGCGGGCCGGCAACCTGCGGGCCTCGTTCCACCTGTACAACACGGCGGCGGACGTCGACCGGACCCTGGACGTCCTCGCGGGCTGA
- a CDS encoding DsbA family oxidoreductase, translating to MRVEIWSDIACPWCYIGKARFEKGLAAFAHRDDVEVVHRSFELDPHRAKGDTGPVLEMLAKKYGRTLDEARAMEAHVASNAHAEGLEYRTDGRDHGNTFDIHRLLHLARERGRQNELLDLAYRANFAEERSVFDGETLIALAVEAGLDEAEARAVLADETAYADAVRDDEREAAELGATGVPFFVLDRRYGVSGGQPAEVFTQALEQAWQGRVLQPVAVVADDGAEACGPDGCAVPPRG from the coding sequence ATGCGCGTAGAGATCTGGTCGGACATCGCCTGTCCCTGGTGCTACATCGGCAAGGCCCGGTTCGAGAAGGGTCTCGCCGCCTTCGCCCACCGGGACGACGTCGAGGTCGTGCACCGGTCCTTCGAGCTGGACCCGCACCGCGCCAAGGGCGACACCGGGCCCGTCCTGGAGATGCTGGCGAAGAAGTACGGGCGGACGCTCGACGAGGCGCGGGCCATGGAGGCGCACGTGGCGTCCAACGCGCACGCCGAGGGCCTGGAGTACCGGACCGACGGCCGCGACCACGGCAACACCTTCGACATCCACCGGCTGCTGCACCTCGCCCGCGAGCGCGGCCGGCAGAACGAGCTCCTGGACCTCGCCTACCGGGCCAACTTCGCCGAGGAGCGGTCCGTCTTCGACGGGGAGACGCTGATCGCCCTCGCCGTGGAGGCCGGGCTCGACGAGGCCGAGGCGCGCGCCGTCCTCGCCGACGAGACCGCCTACGCCGACGCGGTGCGGGACGACGAGCGCGAGGCCGCCGAACTCGGCGCCACCGGCGTCCCCTTCTTCGTCCTCGACCGCCGCTACGGCGTCTCCGGCGGGCAGCCCGCCGAGGTCTTCACCCAGGCCCTGGAGCAGGCGTGGCAGGGCCGCGTCCTGCAGCCGGTCGCCGTCGTCGCCGACGACGGCGCGGAGGCGTGCGGACCGGACGGCTGCGCGGTCCCGCCGCGCGGCTGA
- a CDS encoding aldehyde dehydrogenase (NADP(+)), producing MSAAAVWSVDPRSGKRREQVATEATADRVDRAVRAAHAVRASLADRTVRAAFLRTAADLLDAAADEVVTTADAETALGAPRLTGELARTTAQLRAFADVVDEGAFLDVRIDLPDPSAVPPRPDLRRWKIPLGVVAVYAASNFPLAFSVPGGDTASALAAGCPVVVKAHPDHPATSELTAGLLRRAAAKAGLPEDVVVLLHGFEAGVALVRHPLVAAAGFTGSVRGGRALFDAAAARPAPIPFHGELGSLNPVVVTVGAAAERAEELGAGLAGSMTLGAGQFCTKPGFVLAPAGADGDRFLAALAEGVGQAGPAVLLDHRMRAAFVDGVTERAALDGVAAPVAPGAADEHTVTAGVLTVDAARLADGDHGLLLEECFGPVTVVARYTDEAEITAVLGRLPGNLTATLHCADEDPAAPGLLAALTPLAGRILVGGWPTGVAVAGAQHHGGPYPATTSTSTSVGATAIERWLRPVTYQSTPQHLLPPELRDGNPLGVPRH from the coding sequence GTGTCGGCAGCAGCAGTGTGGAGTGTGGACCCCCGCTCGGGGAAGCGGCGCGAGCAGGTCGCGACGGAGGCCACGGCCGACAGGGTCGACCGCGCGGTCCGCGCCGCGCACGCCGTCCGCGCGTCCCTCGCCGACCGCACGGTCCGCGCGGCCTTCCTGCGGACCGCCGCCGACCTCCTGGACGCCGCCGCCGACGAGGTCGTCACCACCGCCGACGCCGAGACCGCCCTCGGCGCCCCCCGGCTCACCGGCGAACTCGCCCGCACCACCGCCCAGCTGCGCGCCTTCGCCGACGTCGTCGACGAGGGCGCCTTCCTCGACGTACGGATCGACCTGCCCGACCCGTCGGCCGTGCCGCCCCGCCCCGACCTGCGCCGCTGGAAGATCCCGCTCGGCGTGGTCGCCGTCTACGCCGCCAGCAACTTCCCGCTCGCCTTCTCCGTCCCCGGCGGCGACACCGCCAGCGCCCTCGCCGCCGGCTGCCCCGTCGTCGTCAAGGCCCACCCCGACCACCCGGCCACCTCCGAACTGACCGCCGGACTGCTGCGCCGGGCCGCCGCCAAGGCCGGCCTCCCCGAGGACGTCGTCGTCCTGCTGCACGGCTTCGAGGCGGGCGTCGCGCTGGTCCGCCACCCGCTGGTCGCGGCGGCCGGCTTCACCGGCTCCGTACGCGGCGGCCGGGCGCTCTTCGACGCCGCCGCCGCCCGCCCCGCTCCGATCCCCTTCCACGGCGAGCTCGGCTCCCTCAACCCGGTCGTCGTCACCGTCGGCGCCGCAGCCGAGCGCGCCGAGGAGCTGGGGGCCGGCCTGGCCGGCTCGATGACCCTGGGCGCCGGCCAGTTCTGCACCAAGCCCGGCTTCGTCCTCGCCCCGGCCGGCGCCGACGGCGACCGCTTCCTCGCCGCCCTCGCCGAGGGCGTCGGCCAGGCCGGCCCCGCCGTCCTGCTCGACCACCGGATGCGGGCCGCCTTCGTCGACGGCGTCACCGAGCGGGCCGCCCTCGACGGCGTGGCGGCGCCCGTCGCCCCCGGCGCCGCCGACGAGCACACCGTCACCGCAGGCGTCCTCACCGTCGACGCGGCCCGGCTCGCCGACGGCGACCACGGCCTCCTCCTGGAGGAGTGCTTCGGCCCGGTCACCGTCGTCGCCCGCTACACCGACGAGGCCGAGATCACCGCCGTCCTCGGCCGGCTGCCCGGCAACCTCACGGCCACCCTGCACTGCGCCGACGAGGACCCGGCCGCCCCCGGCCTGCTCGCCGCCCTCACCCCGCTCGCCGGCCGGATCCTGGTCGGCGGCTGGCCCACCGGCGTGGCCGTGGCCGGAGCCCAGCACCACGGCGGCCCCTACCCGGCCACCACCTCCACCTCCACCTCGGTCGGCGCCACCGCCATCGAGCGCTGGCTCCGCCCGGTCACCTACCAGTCGACCCCGCAGCACCTCCTCCCGCCGGAGCTGCGCGACGGCAACCCGCTGGGCGTCCCCCGGCACTGA
- a CDS encoding IclR family transcriptional regulator yields the protein MAGADANGAQVKSAVRTVELLEFFAGRPGMHTLAAVQEAVGYPKSSLYMLLRTLVELGWVETDATGTRYGIGVRALLVGTSYIDGDEVVAASRVTLDRLSDDTTETVHLARLDGTSVVYLATRQSQHHLRPFTRVGRRLPAHSTALGKALLATHDDEQVRELLPKSLPAVTEHTITDRERLIEELAGVREQGFAVDREENTLGLRCFAVAIPYRTPARDALSCSVPAARLTPGHEQLIKDALFDARDRLTLATRRL from the coding sequence ATGGCGGGTGCCGACGCGAACGGTGCGCAGGTGAAGTCCGCGGTGCGGACGGTGGAGCTGCTGGAGTTCTTCGCCGGCCGGCCCGGGATGCACACGCTGGCCGCCGTCCAGGAGGCCGTCGGCTATCCCAAGTCGAGCCTGTACATGCTGCTGCGCACCCTGGTCGAGCTGGGCTGGGTGGAGACCGACGCCACCGGCACCCGGTACGGCATCGGGGTGCGGGCGCTGCTCGTGGGGACCTCGTACATCGACGGCGACGAGGTGGTGGCGGCCTCCCGGGTCACCCTGGACCGGCTCTCGGACGACACCACGGAGACCGTCCACCTGGCCCGGCTGGACGGCACCAGCGTGGTCTATCTGGCGACCCGCCAGTCCCAGCACCATCTGCGGCCCTTCACCCGGGTCGGCCGCCGGCTCCCCGCCCACTCGACCGCGCTGGGCAAGGCGCTGCTCGCCACCCACGACGACGAGCAGGTGCGGGAGCTGCTGCCGAAGAGCCTGCCGGCGGTGACCGAGCACACGATCACCGACCGGGAGCGGCTGATCGAGGAGCTGGCCGGCGTGCGCGAGCAGGGCTTCGCGGTGGACCGCGAGGAGAACACCCTCGGGCTGCGCTGCTTCGCGGTGGCGATCCCCTACCGGACCCCGGCCCGGGACGCGCTGAGCTGCTCGGTGCCGGCCGCGCGGCTGACCCCGGGCCACGAGCAGCTGATCAAGGACGCCCTCTTCGACGCGCGGGACCGACTGACGCTGGCGACCCGGCGGCTGTGA
- a CDS encoding peptidoglycan D,D-transpeptidase FtsI family protein has protein sequence MNKTIRRTSVFVLLLVLALLGRATWVQAYENKALANDSKNRRKTIAQYAQPLGNIVVAGSPVTGSKRTESGDLAYERSYPDGELYAAVTGYSSQAYGATQLEGIYSGILDGTDDRLKNPVDVVTRKQQEPGTVVTTIDPEVQKAGYRALGSKKGAAVAIDPASGRILAMVSTPSYDPSAIAGTTDGDAWKKLTEDPDKPLVNRALRQPLPPGSTFKLVVAAAALEDGLYSSVDVRTESPDPYTLPGTRTVLRNENASAPCENATIRTALQYSCNNVFAKMAADLGQDKVRAMAEKFGFDDDERDVPVRAYASVYPSGMDRAQTALTGIGQFDVTATPLQMAMVSAVIANDGQLASPHMVSEVVDSDGDALESFDDGDTTRIVSSATAEQLRSAMVTVVEEGTGSNAAVAGAEVGGKTGTAQHGENNSKTPYAWFTSYAKDPSTGKQVAVAVMIEDSGAARSEVSGNGLAAPVAQKMMAAALR, from the coding sequence ATGAACAAGACGATCAGGCGCACCTCGGTCTTCGTGCTGCTCCTCGTGCTCGCCCTCCTCGGGCGGGCCACCTGGGTGCAGGCGTACGAGAACAAGGCGCTCGCGAACGACAGCAAGAACCGGCGGAAGACGATCGCGCAGTACGCGCAGCCGCTCGGGAACATCGTCGTGGCCGGCTCGCCGGTCACCGGCTCGAAGCGCACCGAGAGCGGTGATCTCGCGTACGAGCGCAGCTACCCGGACGGCGAGCTGTACGCGGCGGTCACGGGCTACAGCTCGCAGGCGTACGGCGCCACCCAGCTGGAGGGCATCTACTCCGGGATCCTGGACGGCACCGACGACCGGCTGAAGAACCCCGTGGACGTGGTCACCCGCAAGCAGCAGGAGCCGGGCACGGTCGTCACCACGATCGACCCGGAGGTGCAGAAGGCCGGCTACCGGGCGCTGGGGAGCAAGAAGGGCGCGGCGGTCGCGATCGACCCGGCGAGCGGACGGATCCTCGCCATGGTCTCCACGCCCTCCTACGACCCCTCGGCCATCGCCGGCACGACCGACGGCGACGCGTGGAAGAAGCTGACGGAGGATCCGGACAAGCCGCTGGTGAACCGGGCGCTGCGGCAGCCGCTGCCGCCCGGCTCCACCTTCAAGCTGGTGGTCGCGGCCGCCGCCCTGGAGGACGGCCTGTACTCCTCGGTGGACGTGCGGACGGAGAGCCCGGACCCGTACACCCTGCCGGGCACCCGCACGGTCCTGAGGAACGAGAACGCCTCCGCGCCCTGCGAGAACGCCACGATCCGCACCGCGCTCCAGTACTCCTGCAACAACGTCTTCGCCAAGATGGCCGCCGACCTGGGGCAGGACAAGGTGCGGGCGATGGCGGAGAAGTTCGGCTTCGACGACGACGAGCGGGACGTGCCGGTCCGGGCGTACGCGAGCGTCTACCCGTCCGGGATGGACCGGGCGCAGACCGCGCTCACCGGCATCGGGCAGTTCGACGTCACCGCGACCCCGCTCCAGATGGCGATGGTCTCGGCGGTGATCGCCAACGACGGGCAGCTGGCCTCCCCGCACATGGTCTCCGAGGTGGTCGACTCCGACGGCGACGCGCTGGAGTCCTTCGACGACGGCGACACCACCCGGATCGTCTCCTCGGCCACCGCGGAGCAGCTGCGCAGCGCGATGGTGACGGTGGTGGAGGAGGGCACCGGCAGCAACGCGGCGGTCGCGGGCGCCGAGGTCGGCGGCAAGACGGGCACGGCGCAGCACGGCGAGAACAACAGCAAGACGCCGTACGCCTGGTTCACCTCCTACGCGAAGGACCCGTCGACGGGGAAGCAGGTGGCGGTGGCCGTGATGATCGAGGACTCGGGCGCGGCCCGCTCGGAGGTCAGCGGCAACGGCCTGGCGGCGCCGGTGGCGCAGAAGATGATGGCGGCGGCGCTGAGGTGA
- a CDS encoding MFS transporter: MRWYLTGVVVSGFGTTAMWLVSGIWVKSLTGSDGLAALTAFALWAPALLGPLLGTLADRVRRRPLLVALDLAMAAVLPLLLWVTSADRVWLLFAVLVLYGAQGAVHDAAEQALLSAGVGKERLGSVNGWRMTAGESVKLIAPLAAAGLFARYGGGPVALLDAATFVLAAAAFAAMRVREERPVSAVPRARGAWRRETAEGVRLLAASPVLRPLVATGAFTMLLAGVNGAAVYAVVDQGLGRPPAYAGVLYAVQGAGSVLAGLTAGPLLRRVPEQLLAAAGLALFAAAAGLRALPFDATALAASAVIGVGLPWVLVAAMTGVQKEAPAGAAGRIAATANTVLFVPNAVALALGAALVTAVDARLLLPVLAVAGLAWAAVTAAAPARARTGAAAGSP; this comes from the coding sequence ATGCGCTGGTATCTGACAGGTGTGGTGGTGTCCGGGTTCGGGACGACGGCGATGTGGCTGGTCTCCGGGATCTGGGTCAAGTCGCTGACGGGTTCGGACGGTCTCGCGGCCCTCACCGCCTTCGCCCTCTGGGCCCCGGCCCTGCTCGGGCCGCTGCTCGGCACGCTCGCGGACCGGGTGCGCCGCCGTCCGCTGCTGGTCGCGCTCGACCTGGCGATGGCCGCCGTCCTCCCGCTGCTGCTCTGGGTGACCTCGGCCGACCGGGTGTGGCTGCTCTTCGCCGTCCTCGTGCTGTACGGGGCGCAGGGCGCCGTCCACGACGCGGCCGAGCAGGCGCTGCTCTCGGCCGGCGTCGGCAAGGAGCGGCTCGGCTCCGTCAACGGCTGGCGCATGACCGCCGGCGAGTCCGTGAAGCTGATCGCCCCGCTGGCCGCGGCGGGGCTCTTCGCCCGGTACGGGGGCGGTCCCGTCGCCCTCCTGGACGCAGCGACCTTCGTCCTGGCCGCCGCCGCCTTCGCCGCGATGCGGGTCCGGGAGGAGCGGCCGGTGTCCGCCGTCCCCCGCGCCCGGGGCGCCTGGCGGCGGGAGACCGCCGAGGGCGTCCGGCTGCTCGCCGCCTCCCCGGTCCTGCGGCCGCTGGTCGCCACCGGGGCGTTCACGATGCTGCTCGCCGGGGTGAACGGGGCGGCGGTGTACGCGGTGGTGGACCAGGGGCTCGGCCGGCCGCCCGCGTACGCCGGGGTGCTGTACGCGGTGCAGGGCGCCGGTTCGGTCCTCGCGGGCCTGACCGCCGGGCCGCTGCTGCGCCGGGTGCCGGAGCAGCTGCTCGCCGCCGCCGGGCTCGCCCTCTTCGCGGCGGCGGCCGGGCTGCGGGCGCTGCCCTTCGACGCGACGGCCCTGGCCGCGAGCGCGGTGATCGGGGTGGGCCTGCCGTGGGTGCTGGTGGCGGCGATGACGGGGGTGCAGAAGGAGGCCCCGGCGGGGGCGGCGGGACGGATCGCGGCGACCGCGAACACGGTCCTCTTCGTGCCGAACGCGGTGGCCCTGGCCCTGGGCGCGGCCCTGGTCACGGCCGTGGACGCGCGGCTGCTGCTGCCGGTGCTCGCGGTGGCGGGGCTGGCCTGGGCGGCGGTCACGGCGGCCGCCCCGGCACGCGCGCGGACCGGGGCCGCGGCCGGTTCCCCGTAG